The following proteins are encoded in a genomic region of Roseinatronobacter sp. S2:
- a CDS encoding ABC transporter permease, with the protein MTQNTINTPASPGMAAPATAWLLRMGKGRFLGNRKARLALVILVPILLLTAFAPLLPLQAPLETNLRAMMQPPSLAHPFGTDRMGRDILARTLSGVQISLFVGLSVALLALVSGMILGTLAGFLGGIVDRTVMSIVDIFLAFPSLLLAIGLVAVMGTGVVPVILAIALADVPRFIRLQRSLVLSLRSRAFIDAARTVKARKSWLMSRHILPNTVAPMLVAASIAAANAILVEASLSFLGLGIMPPVPSLGNIIRDGQTYLEQAWWISTLPGVVILAIAISFHFLSDGVREALDPRSRQ; encoded by the coding sequence ATGACACAAAACACCATCAACACCCCCGCCAGCCCCGGCATGGCAGCCCCTGCGACAGCGTGGCTGTTGCGGATGGGCAAAGGCCGGTTTCTGGGCAACCGCAAGGCACGGCTGGCGCTGGTTATCCTTGTGCCGATTTTGCTGCTGACCGCATTTGCCCCCTTGCTGCCGCTTCAGGCCCCGCTGGAAACCAACCTTAGGGCAATGATGCAGCCGCCGTCACTGGCCCATCCCTTCGGGACGGACAGAATGGGCCGCGATATCCTTGCACGGACACTTTCGGGGGTTCAGATATCGCTTTTTGTGGGCCTAAGTGTGGCGCTGCTTGCACTTGTTTCCGGGATGATCCTTGGCACATTGGCGGGGTTTCTGGGCGGAATTGTCGATCGTACGGTGATGAGCATCGTCGACATTTTTCTGGCGTTTCCGTCACTGCTGCTTGCCATCGGGCTGGTGGCGGTGATGGGCACAGGTGTGGTGCCTGTGATCCTGGCAATCGCGCTGGCGGATGTGCCCCGTTTCATCCGGCTTCAGCGCTCGCTTGTGCTGTCGTTGCGCAGCCGTGCGTTCATTGATGCGGCGCGCACGGTCAAGGCGCGCAAAAGCTGGCTGATGAGCCGCCATATACTGCCCAACACTGTGGCCCCCATGCTGGTTGCGGCCAGCATCGCTGCCGCCAATGCAATACTGGTGGAAGCAAGCCTTAGTTTTCTGGGGCTGGGGATCATGCCGCCTGTCCCCTCACTGGGCAATATCATCCGCGACGGGCAGACCTATCTGGAACAGGCCTGGTGGATATCGACCCTGCCGGGCGTTGTTATTCTGGCTATCGCCATCAGCTTTCATTTCCTGTCCGACGGTGTGCGCGAAGCGCTTGATCCGCGTTCACGTCAGTAA
- a CDS encoding helix-turn-helix domain-containing protein → MTKPQKDEKQASTIVHHGKRLRHARLLKGYTLKQLADIVKCSESMLSKLENSRLSPSLAMLGRISAAVDVPVPDLLIQDGDYSPVDGVTLFPSSRFEIQPGDDMLDVAFNRILPLDRSGLLQVNMLHIQPGAEQSRTLAHEGEEFIFVLEGALDVIIEDRQYSVAASSGIFFTSTMNHRYANNGDTVARAFWVNTPPTM, encoded by the coding sequence ATGACGAAACCGCAGAAAGATGAAAAACAGGCAAGCACAATCGTCCACCACGGCAAACGCTTGCGCCATGCGCGGCTGCTGAAGGGCTACACCCTCAAACAGCTTGCGGATATTGTAAAATGTTCCGAAAGCATGCTGTCCAAACTGGAAAACAGCCGGCTTTCGCCATCCCTTGCCATGTTGGGCAGAATATCTGCGGCGGTGGATGTGCCGGTGCCTGATCTGCTAATTCAGGACGGGGATTACAGCCCGGTTGATGGTGTGACCCTGTTTCCAAGCAGTCGGTTTGAAATCCAGCCGGGGGATGACATGCTTGATGTCGCGTTCAACCGTATCCTGCCGCTGGACCGGTCGGGGTTGTTGCAGGTGAACATGCTGCATATCCAGCCCGGCGCCGAGCAGTCGCGCACGCTGGCCCATGAGGGAGAGGAATTTATCTTCGTTCTGGAAGGGGCGCTGGATGTCATCATCGAAGACCGTCAGTATAGCGTCGCCGCGTCCAGCGGAATATTCTTCACCTCTACGATGAACCACCGCTATGCCAATAACGGTGACACGGTCGCACGGGCCTTTTGGGTGAACACGCCGCCTACGATGTGA
- a CDS encoding SH3 domain-containing protein has translation MRHIALPALFAILFVAGCASGVGERAVVEGAGAELLKLRAGPGLGYNIILGLPDGTVVSRRNCVTEVGQRWCRVALFSAPSVSGYVSADYLSRP, from the coding sequence ATGCGTCATATAGCACTGCCTGCGTTGTTCGCGATCCTGTTTGTTGCCGGTTGCGCCAGCGGCGTAGGCGAGCGCGCGGTCGTCGAGGGTGCGGGGGCGGAGTTGTTGAAACTGCGGGCGGGTCCGGGGTTGGGCTATAACATCATTCTTGGCTTGCCCGATGGCACGGTCGTTTCGCGGCGCAACTGCGTGACCGAAGTGGGGCAACGCTGGTGCCGTGTTGCGCTATTTTCTGCACCGAGCGTAAGCGGATACGTGTCAGCAGACTACCTCTCCAGACCCTGA
- a CDS encoding cysteine hydrolase family protein, translated as MTERIWDKFLTDRDKAVFDASGFGATAEWGKRPALLVIDVNYAFCDEKPVPILESIKTWRTSCGEDAWEAMPVLQRLIHLCRGKGVPVIYTTGTRRADNWDSGSWSWKNSRRSEDASPMTTSHGHDGNDIVDEIAPAPQDIVVLKQKPSGFAGTPLHSYLQLLGCDSVIVTGTTTSGCVRATVLDAFSLNFRVTVVEDGCFDRAQSSHAINLCDMHAKYANVYHSDVVAAHLQGLRAGMFELPSGMGISAKAAE; from the coding sequence ATGACTGAACGTATCTGGGACAAATTTCTGACCGACCGCGACAAGGCTGTATTTGACGCATCGGGTTTCGGGGCGACCGCTGAATGGGGCAAGCGCCCTGCGCTGCTGGTCATCGATGTGAACTACGCCTTTTGCGATGAAAAACCTGTTCCCATTCTGGAAAGCATCAAGACGTGGCGCACATCCTGCGGTGAAGATGCATGGGAGGCGATGCCAGTGCTGCAACGCCTGATTCATCTGTGCCGTGGCAAGGGGGTTCCCGTCATCTACACCACGGGCACCCGCCGCGCTGACAATTGGGACAGCGGGTCTTGGTCGTGGAAGAACAGCCGCCGTAGCGAAGATGCCAGCCCCATGACCACCAGCCATGGCCATGATGGCAATGATATCGTCGACGAAATTGCCCCGGCCCCGCAAGATATCGTGGTGCTGAAACAAAAACCCTCTGGCTTTGCCGGAACGCCGTTGCATTCCTACCTTCAGTTGTTGGGCTGTGACAGTGTGATTGTCACGGGAACCACAACATCAGGATGTGTGCGCGCAACGGTTCTTGATGCCTTCTCGCTGAACTTCCGGGTCACTGTGGTCGAGGATGGCTGCTTTGATCGTGCGCAGTCCAGTCATGCAATCAATCTGTGCGACATGCATGCCAAATACGCGAATGTCTATCACAGCGATGTGGTTGCCGCGCATCTTCAGGGGCTGCGCGCCGGTATGTTCGAGCTGCCCTCTGGTATGGGCATATCGGCAAAGGCTGCCGAATAG
- a CDS encoding tyrosine-type recombinase/integrase — protein sequence MRKAQRFTEVARGKRTPLRVPEAAFRKQKADNWQGKTWGKYDRIMALLEAWQRDRQGGAAIEGLDRKAAGAFIGETLEAQGWTAKTMNGYLSCLRQYWRWMIKRGYADSNPWDNQQLEAPRQKEETKERPFTTEEMRKLIYGQPSQAYLSDLMRLAALTGARLGALVELRVRDCQDGVFLIPPQKSEPAARRVPIHSELAAMVARRCEGKAGEDWLFPEVPPLGPDASPSQQRNNVVVKAFKRYREKLGVKDNVQGVRRSRVNFHSFRRWFITEAERALGELGARGFTAYTISEVVGHKVQGMTFGTYKGAALDDQRRACVEAVRLPKP from the coding sequence ATGCGCAAGGCGCAGCGGTTTACAGAGGTGGCACGGGGCAAGAGAACGCCGCTTAGGGTCCCTGAGGCGGCCTTCAGGAAACAGAAGGCGGACAACTGGCAGGGAAAGACATGGGGCAAGTATGATCGGATCATGGCCTTGCTTGAGGCATGGCAGCGAGACAGGCAGGGCGGGGCGGCTATTGAGGGCTTGGACCGTAAAGCGGCTGGGGCGTTCATAGGTGAAACCCTAGAGGCGCAAGGGTGGACCGCAAAGACCATGAACGGCTACCTGTCCTGCCTACGCCAATACTGGCGCTGGATGATCAAGCGGGGCTATGCCGATAGCAACCCTTGGGACAATCAGCAGCTTGAGGCCCCGAGACAGAAAGAAGAAACCAAGGAAAGACCCTTCACCACGGAGGAAATGCGCAAGCTGATCTACGGCCAGCCATCTCAAGCTTACCTGTCGGACCTGATGCGCCTTGCGGCTCTCACAGGGGCGCGGCTGGGGGCGCTGGTGGAACTCAGGGTCAGGGATTGTCAGGACGGGGTGTTTCTAATCCCGCCTCAGAAGTCAGAGCCTGCGGCGCGGCGGGTGCCGATACATTCAGAACTTGCCGCCATGGTGGCGCGGCGGTGCGAAGGGAAGGCGGGGGAAGATTGGCTTTTCCCTGAGGTTCCCCCTTTGGGGCCGGATGCAAGCCCCAGTCAGCAGCGGAACAACGTAGTGGTGAAGGCGTTCAAGCGATACAGAGAGAAACTGGGGGTCAAAGACAATGTGCAAGGGGTCAGGCGGTCGCGGGTCAACTTCCATTCCTTCCGGCGCTGGTTCATCACAGAGGCTGAAAGGGCCTTGGGGGAACTCGGGGCGCGGGGCTTCACCGCCTACACGATTTCGGAAGTGGTGGGGCACAAGGTGCAGGGAATGACGTTCGGGACCTACAAGGGCGCGGCCTTGGATGATCAGCGGCGGGCCTGTGTCGAGGCGGTCAGGCTGCCAAAGCCTTGA
- a CDS encoding isochorismatase family protein — translation MTPDRFEDHVWKDVVPDDLLEIYAPYTRATSVGPNPALLLIDLYNLAYQGGPVSPLDLQDTYPSSCGIYAHQAIAPTRQLIAAARAAGIPVIYCTGDTAPMAAPKDVSATRRKMSPRRASDFQIWHDFAPQDGDVIIRKQRASIFAGTPLISHLTKLGVQSVIVCGESTSGCVRASCVDAYSNGFKVSLVEECTFDRHELIHKINLFDLHHKYADVMAVDEVVDHLSGITAQAAATE, via the coding sequence ATGACACCCGATCGTTTTGAAGACCATGTATGGAAGGATGTCGTTCCCGATGACCTGCTTGAAATTTACGCGCCCTACACGCGCGCAACCTCTGTCGGGCCGAACCCGGCACTTTTGCTGATCGACCTTTACAACCTTGCCTATCAGGGTGGGCCGGTTTCACCGCTGGACTTGCAGGATACCTATCCCAGCAGTTGCGGTATCTACGCGCATCAAGCCATTGCGCCGACCCGCCAGCTTATCGCCGCTGCCCGCGCGGCAGGTATTCCCGTTATTTATTGCACCGGTGACACAGCCCCGATGGCCGCGCCGAAAGATGTCAGTGCAACGCGGCGCAAAATGTCCCCGCGCCGCGCGTCGGATTTTCAGATATGGCACGATTTCGCCCCGCAGGATGGCGATGTCATTATCCGTAAACAACGCGCCAGTATTTTCGCAGGGACGCCGCTGATTTCGCATCTTACCAAGCTGGGGGTGCAAAGCGTGATCGTTTGCGGCGAAAGCACATCAGGCTGTGTCAGGGCAAGCTGTGTCGATGCCTATTCAAACGGGTTCAAGGTCAGCCTTGTCGAGGAATGCACCTTTGACAGGCATGAGTTGATCCATAAGATCAACCTGTTTGATCTGCATCACAAATACGCCGATGTCATGGCCGTGGATGAAGTGGTCGACCACCTGTCCGGGATCACCGCGCAAGCCGCCGCAACGGAATAA
- a CDS encoding MFS transporter, which yields MQSDRFSNFGVFGGFIFFSIVGMANPFFTLYAAELGASTFAIGAMVTLRAVLPIFIALPSGQMIDSIGPVRMLQVGSVALLASMLCTIFATGLVLLSLSQVFLGAAIIIMASSFQVLVSKGGDRDKRNDAIKRYAMWMSAGGMVGPVIGGLIISSAAVPLEGYRMAFVTSAAATLALMGAFIWIARHYPHPKLEEIEISPRDVMTMKGITQSYRSGISLAGHRAVQFGLTATFLIMYIQSLYISFLPLYLAQNDYATMLISVAIALKGLSGMLARFLLGYLMSRFSLESILTTAGVVAAGCVVLTPLAVADPITMLALVALMGAAVGINLPVSIMIMVDAIGEGQRGKLMGLRLLVNRFAQILSPVMFGLVGQLLGLTAAFLGGGALLVGVLVGFATYVRRSTARAQTWRAPPERASRMTGGYIL from the coding sequence ATGCAAAGTGATCGTTTTTCGAATTTCGGTGTGTTCGGCGGGTTTATCTTCTTCTCCATCGTGGGAATGGCCAACCCTTTCTTTACCCTTTATGCGGCAGAACTTGGTGCATCCACCTTTGCCATCGGCGCCATGGTGACGCTGCGCGCTGTGCTGCCTATATTCATTGCGCTTCCGTCCGGCCAGATGATCGATTCAATCGGGCCGGTGCGCATGTTGCAGGTGGGCAGTGTAGCGCTTCTGGCGTCGATGCTGTGCACGATTTTTGCAACCGGGTTGGTGCTGCTGTCGCTGTCGCAGGTGTTTTTGGGCGCAGCGATCATCATCATGGCATCGTCCTTTCAGGTGCTGGTGTCCAAGGGCGGGGACCGCGACAAGCGCAATGATGCGATCAAGCGCTATGCGATGTGGATGTCGGCAGGCGGAATGGTCGGCCCTGTGATTGGCGGGCTGATAATCTCGTCCGCGGCTGTCCCGCTGGAAGGGTATCGCATGGCGTTTGTCACGTCCGCCGCCGCAACGCTGGCCCTGATGGGGGCGTTTATCTGGATCGCACGCCACTATCCGCACCCCAAGCTTGAGGAGATCGAGATTTCGCCCCGCGATGTCATGACGATGAAAGGCATCACCCAAAGCTATCGCAGCGGTATTTCCCTGGCCGGGCACAGGGCCGTGCAGTTCGGCCTGACCGCCACCTTCCTGATCATGTATATCCAGTCCTTGTATATCAGTTTCCTGCCGCTTTATCTGGCGCAGAACGACTATGCGACGATGCTGATCTCGGTCGCGATTGCGCTGAAGGGGCTGTCGGGCATGCTTGCGCGGTTCCTGCTTGGCTATTTGATGTCGCGCTTTTCGCTGGAATCAATCCTGACCACTGCGGGCGTGGTTGCAGCGGGCTGCGTGGTTCTGACGCCGCTGGCCGTAGCAGACCCGATCACAATGCTGGCGCTTGTGGCCCTGATGGGCGCGGCTGTGGGCATTAACCTGCCGGTCAGCATCATGATCATGGTCGATGCCATTGGCGAGGGGCAGCGCGGTAAGCTGATGGGCCTGCGCCTGTTGGTAAACCGCTTTGCGCAGATCCTTAGCCCCGTGATGTTCGGCCTTGTGGGGCAATTGCTGGGTCTGACAGCGGCGTTTCTGGGCGGGGGCGCGCTGCTTGTGGGGGTTCTGGTAGGCTTTGCAACATATGTGCGCCGCAGCACCGCGCGCGCCCAAACATGGCGCGCCCCCCCCGAAAGAGCCAGCAGAATGACCGGTGGATACATCCTATGA
- a CDS encoding ABC transporter ATP-binding protein, producing MTFQAEIDVPLLDVRDLRTEFGTDSGTVTAVDGVSFTVHAGERVAIVGESGSGKSAMAMSILRLLAYPGRVAGGTVLLNGRDLCTLSEGQLNAVRGREVGTVFQDPMSSLDPVMRISKQMIPPIMRSLGLGREKARAEAIHWLDKVGIPDAERRLEAFPFEMSGGMRQRVMIAMALSCRPKLLIADEPTTALDVTIQAQIVDVMKTLISETGTAMMFITHDLGLVARFADKVAVMYAGRIVEFGTVHDIFHKPSHPYTQSLLSTIPSTTALRHQRLPQIPGMPPDMKNPPKGCAFRDRCAAAIQTCAQDAPHLTPRGAGHVAACWQPDGLAGVPRPECSGQVRRNTNRPLRDRTMVEINRLTKQFTGSGTRLFSRKPAQVVKAVNGVTLRVQQGETLGIVGESGCGKSTVARLLLGLEEPTSGEIFIDGLAQMVFQDPSSSFNPKMRIHAIIEEPLIVKRWGDRQARAERVRSLIDQVGLEVAHLDRYPNQLSGGQRQRVAVARALALDPSVVVADEPTSALDVSVRAQVINLLADLKEELGIAFIFISHDLLTVRYIADRIAVMYLGEVVEYGPADEVFDRPAHPYTKALIDAVPLPDPVTEAARAPIQLKGELPSPLDIPKGCAFASRCPIVTDRCRIEKPVLRQPMKTREAACHYAK from the coding sequence ATGACCTTCCAAGCCGAAATTGATGTGCCCCTGCTGGATGTGCGCGATCTGCGCACAGAATTCGGAACCGACAGTGGCACGGTGACAGCCGTTGACGGGGTCAGCTTCACGGTTCATGCAGGCGAACGGGTTGCCATCGTGGGCGAAAGCGGCTCTGGCAAAAGCGCGATGGCCATGTCGATCCTGCGGTTGCTTGCCTATCCGGGACGGGTCGCGGGCGGGACGGTCTTGCTGAATGGCCGTGATTTGTGCACCTTAAGCGAAGGGCAGCTGAATGCCGTGCGCGGGCGCGAGGTCGGCACGGTTTTTCAAGACCCGATGTCGTCGCTTGATCCGGTGATGCGGATCAGCAAGCAGATGATCCCGCCGATCATGCGCAGCCTTGGCCTTGGCCGTGAAAAGGCGCGGGCAGAGGCAATTCACTGGCTTGACAAGGTAGGTATTCCAGACGCCGAACGCCGGCTGGAGGCCTTTCCCTTCGAGATGAGTGGCGGCATGCGCCAGCGCGTGATGATCGCAATGGCGCTGTCATGCCGGCCCAAACTTCTTATTGCGGATGAACCGACCACAGCCCTTGATGTGACGATTCAGGCGCAGATCGTCGATGTGATGAAAACGCTGATTTCCGAAACCGGCACGGCAATGATGTTCATCACCCATGATCTGGGGCTGGTGGCGCGTTTTGCGGACAAGGTCGCCGTGATGTATGCGGGCCGGATTGTTGAATTCGGCACGGTGCACGACATTTTCCACAAACCGTCGCACCCCTATACGCAAAGCTTGCTTAGCACGATCCCAAGCACAACCGCGCTGCGTCATCAGCGATTGCCGCAGATACCGGGCATGCCACCGGATATGAAGAACCCGCCCAAGGGCTGCGCGTTTCGCGATCGTTGCGCAGCCGCAATTCAAACCTGCGCGCAGGATGCGCCCCACCTGACGCCGCGCGGCGCGGGCCATGTTGCGGCCTGTTGGCAGCCCGACGGGTTGGCAGGTGTGCCGCGGCCGGAATGTTCGGGGCAGGTGCGGCGCAATACCAACCGGCCCTTGCGCGACCGCACAATGGTGGAAATCAACCGGCTGACCAAGCAGTTCACCGGCAGCGGCACGCGCCTGTTCTCGCGCAAGCCCGCGCAGGTGGTCAAGGCCGTCAATGGCGTGACCCTGCGGGTCCAGCAAGGCGAGACACTGGGCATCGTCGGCGAAAGTGGCTGCGGAAAAAGCACCGTGGCCCGACTGCTGCTTGGTCTGGAAGAACCGACATCGGGCGAGATATTCATCGACGGGCTGGCGCAGATGGTGTTTCAGGACCCTTCGTCATCGTTCAACCCGAAAATGCGCATTCATGCGATTATCGAAGAGCCGCTGATCGTCAAGCGTTGGGGCGACAGGCAGGCGCGGGCCGAACGTGTGCGCAGTCTGATTGATCAGGTGGGTCTGGAAGTCGCGCATCTGGACCGCTACCCCAACCAGCTTTCGGGGGGGCAGCGTCAGCGCGTGGCGGTTGCCCGTGCGCTTGCCCTCGACCCGTCGGTCGTGGTCGCGGATGAACCGACCTCGGCGCTGGATGTATCGGTGCGCGCGCAGGTCATCAACCTACTCGCCGACCTGAAAGAAGAACTTGGGATCGCGTTTATCTTCATCTCGCATGATCTGCTGACGGTTCGGTATATCGCAGATCGCATTGCCGTCATGTATCTGGGTGAAGTGGTCGAATATGGACCGGCAGACGAAGTGTTTGACCGTCCCGCGCATCCCTACACCAAGGCCCTGATAGATGCCGTGCCCTTGCCCGACCCCGTGACAGAGGCCGCACGCGCGCCCATACAGCTAAAGGGCGAATTGCCAAGCCCGCTTGATATTCCCAAAGGATGTGCATTCGCGTCGCGCTGCCCGATCGTGACTGACCGGTGCCGCATCGAAAAGCCCGTTTTGCGCCAACCCATGAAAACCCGCGAGGCCGCTTGTCATTATGCAAAGTGA
- a CDS encoding MFS transporter, producing the protein MSLLDSQPIGQAPASWAEVLRSVPALPVILIAVAAHMMLFGMLTPVMASYAQGFGVSDMQIGLMITLFAVGRLGADIPAGHLAQRFGLFGLLWAGPLLCAAGSFMGAIAGDYTSVLVGRTVQGVGSGLFMTAATIFCAQQSDRRSRGKIMSVFQGAMLIGATFGPSVGGVSAGFFGLAGPFWVAACVGVATTAVVLLRFPAAQMAEMHARRVKATAQSARHSSLRLLLILPFACVLLVNFGVFLTRTAGQWQMIPLMVVERFAFSPEQIGLALTLSAFATLLILPVTAWLVDRVRRPRLIFVSLLGVTASLVMIVISDQPWLFYAAMLGMGVATGISGPAVAAYAVDVVPESQQAPAMGIMRFAGDLGYLVGPVSLGFLVERYALGYTGGLVINAALLGVCALFFILLSRQRRAIH; encoded by the coding sequence ATGAGCCTTCTTGACTCGCAACCCATTGGTCAGGCCCCTGCAAGCTGGGCGGAAGTCCTGCGTTCCGTGCCCGCGCTGCCGGTCATACTGATCGCAGTTGCGGCGCATATGATGCTGTTTGGCATGCTGACGCCGGTGATGGCCAGCTATGCGCAGGGGTTCGGCGTGTCCGACATGCAGATCGGTTTGATGATCACGCTGTTTGCAGTCGGGCGCCTTGGCGCAGATATACCAGCGGGCCATCTTGCGCAGCGCTTCGGGCTTTTTGGCCTGCTTTGGGCGGGGCCGCTGCTATGTGCGGCAGGGTCATTCATGGGGGCGATCGCCGGCGACTATACCTCGGTGCTGGTCGGGCGCACGGTTCAGGGGGTGGGGTCGGGCCTGTTCATGACCGCCGCCACAATTTTTTGCGCGCAGCAAAGTGACCGGCGCAGCCGGGGCAAGATTATGTCGGTGTTTCAGGGCGCAATGCTGATCGGCGCAACCTTCGGGCCAAGTGTGGGCGGGGTGTCTGCGGGGTTTTTCGGTCTGGCCGGGCCGTTCTGGGTGGCCGCATGTGTCGGTGTGGCAACCACTGCTGTGGTATTGCTGCGCTTTCCCGCCGCACAAATGGCTGAAATGCATGCCCGCCGCGTCAAGGCAACGGCGCAATCCGCGCGTCATTCGTCGTTGCGGTTGTTGCTGATCCTGCCCTTTGCCTGCGTGCTGCTGGTCAATTTTGGTGTTTTCCTGACGCGCACTGCCGGACAATGGCAGATGATCCCGCTGATGGTGGTCGAACGGTTTGCCTTCAGCCCCGAACAGATTGGCCTTGCGCTGACGCTGTCGGCCTTCGCTACATTGTTGATCTTGCCGGTCACTGCGTGGCTGGTGGACCGCGTGCGCCGCCCGCGGCTGATTTTCGTGTCATTGCTGGGGGTCACAGCGTCGCTTGTGATGATCGTGATCTCGGACCAGCCATGGCTGTTTTATGCGGCAATGCTGGGCATGGGGGTGGCCACTGGCATCAGCGGACCCGCAGTCGCAGCCTATGCCGTTGATGTCGTGCCCGAATCCCAGCAGGCCCCGGCCATGGGGATCATGCGCTTTGCGGGTGATCTTGGCTATCTGGTCGGCCCCGTTTCGCTGGGTTTTCTGGTGGAACGCTATGCGCTTGGATATACCGGTGGGCTGGTAATTAACGCTGCACTTTTAGGGGTTTGCGCGCTTTTCTTCATCCTTTTGTCGCGACAACGCAGGGCAATTCACTGA
- a CDS encoding ABC transporter permease, producing MVEYSLKKFAQLLFTVFGVVTLVFFTLRFIPGDAASAMAGDAISGEALELLREQMGLNAPLLSQYLIYIKGLVTFDFGVTITTRLPVADLLLRALPVTLSIAVLTIVLTVTLSIPLGTLAALMAHRGQNGLDNLITGTAMVLDLMPSFWTALVFLLIFSLTLGWFPASGTVSFDAPMDFLKRIALPVLVLSVTQMATMARITRTAVLEVLSEYYVRTARAMGWSEMRVLFRHALKNASLPIVTVIGLSFGNLLNGTVIVEFIFTIPGIGNLLINGLNSRDYQMVQTLIVFYALLFVGINFITDIVYRALDPRVKF from the coding sequence ATGGTTGAATACAGCCTAAAGAAATTTGCACAGCTTCTTTTCACGGTGTTTGGTGTCGTGACGCTGGTTTTCTTCACCTTGCGGTTCATTCCCGGTGATGCTGCATCTGCCATGGCCGGGGATGCAATTTCAGGCGAAGCACTGGAATTGCTGCGCGAGCAGATGGGGCTGAACGCGCCGCTGCTGTCGCAATACCTGATTTATATCAAGGGACTCGTCACTTTCGATTTCGGGGTGACGATCACCACACGGTTGCCGGTGGCCGACCTGCTTTTGCGTGCGCTGCCTGTCACGTTAAGTATTGCGGTGCTGACAATCGTGCTGACTGTAACATTGTCCATCCCTCTGGGCACGCTTGCGGCGCTGATGGCGCATCGCGGGCAGAACGGGCTGGATAACCTGATCACCGGCACTGCGATGGTGCTGGACCTGATGCCGTCTTTCTGGACCGCGCTGGTGTTTTTGCTGATCTTTTCGCTTACCCTTGGCTGGTTTCCCGCCAGTGGCACGGTCAGCTTCGATGCGCCGATGGATTTTCTAAAGCGTATTGCGCTGCCGGTTCTGGTGCTTTCGGTAACGCAGATGGCGACAATGGCGCGGATAACCCGCACCGCTGTTCTTGAGGTGCTGAGCGAGTATTATGTGCGCACCGCCCGCGCCATGGGCTGGTCGGAAATGCGGGTTCTGTTCCGTCATGCGCTGAAAAACGCATCGCTGCCCATCGTTACGGTGATCGGATTAAGTTTCGGGAACCTGCTGAATGGCACAGTTATTGTCGAGTTCATCTTTACCATTCCCGGTATCGGGAACTTGCTGATCAACGGCCTCAACAGTCGCGATTATCAGATGGTTCAGACCCTGATCGTTTTCTATGCGCTGCTGTTTGTCGGGATCAATTTCATCACCGATATCGTCTACCGGGCGCTCGACCCGCGGGTGAAATTCTGA